One genomic window of Anaerolineae bacterium includes the following:
- a CDS encoding HEAT repeat domain-containing protein yields MSILNRLSVALNIRPGEGQLVMLLLVHSLFIGIAKVFTSAAASALFINAYSAQALPYVYIGVAVAVSLVGFVYTRLEEHLSFKALLVANLSMLLMGLGAFRLVLGLTGARWPTLALMIWFEMLWALTGLEFWGLASRLFNLRQGKRLFGLVGSGEVTATIISGFAMSYLVALIGTPNLLLVAAGGVAGSLGMLLYIAHLYHDQLAAPVDTLQRQRSQPAKEQKSYLDFFKNRYIVLIFALSATALLSYYVVDNAFFDRAQVRYTNADQLAAFIGNFLAMAGILSLVSRIFISGPFMERYGLLGGLLSLPTMVAIGAILVIIIGTGWGPIAFIFWLTTAAKLFDSSLRYSIYRSGGLVLYQPLPAQQQLQVQTAVESVVEPMAGGVAGILLLVLTNYLTFGAIQLYYILLVILVGWIILIFLLNRQYAVVLTQALTRRRLEGDLLALADGSSLAVLQQGLNSPHVGQVLYALDVLEEIEHESLDTFLRRALRHPAPEVRLEALRRIERRQATSALRAVRLVVTYEQVVLVRAAALRALAALGGADVVENVKPYLDDANPQIRQGALIGLLRSGGIEGVLIAGQQLLQAVAAPDSAERAFAAQVLGEVGISSFYQPLQNLLQNENVVVQRAALVAAGKLRAPQLWPLVIQALSTPNLSTAAFSALAAGGEAALPQVRAAFDRPGQSRQTLIRLARVCGRMRGNQVIALLRDKLDYPDRDVRLQVLKSLNGCGYRPEPEEAALIRDRLKQEVADTTWLLMSLTDLGEDEILKPLRRALHHELAQNQACLFLLLSFVHDSASILQAQEALRDSSAEKRAYALEVIDLLLPAELKAILLPLFDETISPQRRLEQLTAVFPQQKLGQSQRLVELSQPDNRLGDWITACALDAIAHLSLTEAAPVVSKALAAANPMVRETALWALIKLAPAGYWPPLTACNDPSPQVARVAQHLQAVRNGAKVTMLSTIEKVFALKAVDIFAETPEEALAEVASILEEVEVKSGETIFAKGEPGHSLYLIFEGRVRVHDDQQTLAELGNGDILGEIALFESELHSAAATALEDTRLLRLDQSPFYELLADRSEVAQGVIRVLGRRIHLLNQKLADSQGQLDQKREKPGKSRDVLLDGIMRKL; encoded by the coding sequence ATGTCCATTCTGAATAGACTATCGGTTGCCTTAAATATTCGCCCCGGCGAGGGGCAACTGGTCATGCTGCTGCTGGTGCATTCGCTTTTCATAGGGATTGCCAAAGTTTTTACCAGCGCCGCGGCCAGCGCTTTATTCATCAATGCGTATAGCGCCCAGGCCTTGCCCTATGTTTATATCGGCGTAGCTGTCGCGGTCAGCCTGGTTGGATTCGTCTATACCAGGCTGGAAGAACATCTCTCCTTTAAGGCGCTGCTGGTGGCTAACTTGAGCATGTTATTGATGGGACTGGGCGCCTTTCGCTTGGTACTGGGGCTAACCGGGGCCAGGTGGCCAACGTTAGCCCTGATGATTTGGTTTGAAATGTTGTGGGCCCTGACCGGCCTGGAATTTTGGGGCTTGGCCAGCCGGCTGTTCAATTTACGCCAGGGCAAACGCCTGTTTGGCCTGGTCGGTTCTGGAGAGGTAACGGCCACGATTATCAGCGGCTTTGCCATGAGCTACCTCGTGGCCCTCATCGGCACACCCAACCTGCTGCTGGTGGCGGCCGGCGGCGTGGCCGGTTCGCTGGGGATGCTTCTCTATATTGCCCACCTGTACCACGACCAGCTTGCTGCCCCCGTTGATACCCTCCAACGTCAACGGTCTCAACCGGCCAAAGAGCAAAAATCATACCTGGATTTCTTCAAAAATCGTTACATCGTCTTAATTTTTGCCCTGTCTGCCACGGCCTTGCTCAGCTATTATGTTGTTGACAACGCCTTTTTTGACCGCGCCCAGGTTCGCTATACCAACGCCGACCAACTGGCCGCTTTTATAGGCAACTTTTTGGCGATGGCCGGAATACTCTCACTGGTCAGCCGGATTTTCATCTCAGGACCGTTTATGGAACGATACGGCTTGTTGGGTGGGCTACTCTCGCTGCCGACAATGGTCGCTATCGGCGCCATATTGGTCATCATCATTGGCACCGGCTGGGGACCAATTGCGTTTATTTTCTGGCTGACCACCGCCGCCAAGTTATTTGACAGTAGCCTCAGATATTCGATTTACCGCTCCGGTGGACTGGTTCTCTACCAACCCCTCCCGGCTCAACAACAATTACAGGTTCAAACGGCGGTGGAGAGCGTCGTCGAACCCATGGCCGGGGGGGTGGCCGGCATTCTCTTGCTGGTTTTAACCAACTATCTGACGTTTGGGGCCATCCAGCTTTATTATATTTTGCTCGTCATCCTGGTAGGCTGGATTATCCTTATCTTTTTATTAAACCGGCAATACGCCGTCGTTCTGACCCAAGCCCTGACCCGGCGCCGGCTGGAGGGTGATTTGCTGGCCCTGGCCGATGGGTCCAGCCTGGCCGTGTTGCAGCAAGGACTTAATAGTCCGCACGTGGGCCAGGTTCTCTACGCTTTGGATGTCCTGGAAGAAATTGAGCACGAGTCGCTTGACACATTTCTGCGTCGAGCCTTGCGCCATCCTGCCCCGGAAGTGCGGCTGGAGGCGCTGCGGCGTATTGAACGCCGGCAGGCGACCTCGGCCCTGCGCGCTGTCAGGTTGGTTGTGACGTATGAACAGGTGGTCCTGGTGCGAGCGGCGGCTCTGCGCGCTCTGGCCGCCCTGGGCGGCGCAGACGTGGTGGAAAATGTAAAACCTTATCTGGATGACGCCAACCCTCAAATCCGGCAAGGCGCGCTGATTGGCTTGCTCCGCAGCGGCGGCATTGAGGGCGTGCTCATCGCCGGGCAACAATTGTTGCAAGCCGTCGCCGCGCCTGATAGCGCGGAACGCGCCTTTGCCGCCCAAGTTTTGGGAGAAGTGGGCATTAGTAGTTTTTACCAACCCCTCCAGAATTTACTGCAAAACGAAAACGTCGTGGTTCAACGGGCCGCCCTGGTGGCAGCAGGTAAACTGCGGGCCCCGCAATTGTGGCCGTTGGTCATTCAAGCTTTATCTACGCCTAACCTGTCCACCGCGGCGTTTTCGGCCCTGGCAGCCGGAGGCGAGGCGGCGCTGCCACAAGTGCGGGCCGCTTTTGACCGCCCCGGCCAATCCCGCCAGACCTTGATCCGGCTGGCCCGGGTCTGCGGCCGTATGCGGGGAAACCAGGTCATCGCCCTGCTGCGCGATAAGCTGGATTATCCTGACCGGGATGTTCGTCTACAGGTGTTAAAATCGTTGAACGGGTGCGGCTATCGCCCTGAGCCGGAAGAGGCGGCCTTGATTCGTGACCGTCTCAAGCAAGAAGTCGCCGACACCACCTGGCTGCTGATGAGCCTGACCGACCTGGGTGAAGACGAGATCTTAAAACCCCTCCGGCGCGCCCTGCATCATGAATTGGCGCAAAACCAGGCCTGTCTTTTTTTGCTGCTTTCTTTTGTACACGACTCGGCCTCAATTCTACAGGCTCAAGAGGCCCTGCGGGATAGCTCGGCTGAAAAAAGAGCCTATGCCCTGGAAGTCATTGACCTTTTGCTGCCGGCGGAATTAAAAGCGATATTACTGCCCCTGTTTGACGAGACGATTTCTCCCCAGCGCCGACTGGAACAATTAACGGCTGTTTTTCCTCAACAAAAATTGGGCCAATCCCAGCGACTGGTCGAGCTGTCCCAACCAGATAACCGACTCGGCGACTGGATTACAGCCTGCGCCCTGGATGCCATAGCCCACCTCTCTCTTACGGAGGCCGCGCCGGTTGTCAGCAAAGCCCTCGCGGCGGCCAATCCCATGGTGCGGGAAACCGCCCTGTGGGCCCTGATCAAGTTGGCCCCGGCCGGATATTGGCCCCCCCTTACAGCCTGCAACGACCCCAGTCCCCAGGTGGCGCGGGTAGCGCAACATTTGCAAGCAGTTAGAAACGGAGCCAAAGTGACCATGTTATCAACCATAGAAAAGGTTTTTGCTTTGAAAGCCGTAGATATTTTTGCCGAGACCCCCGAAGAAGCGCTGGCCGAAGTCGCTTCTATCCTGGAAGAGGTAGAGGTCAAGAGTGGCGAAACAATTTTTGCCAAAGGTGAACCGGGCCATAGTTTGTATCTGATCTTTGAAGGTCGCGTCCGGGTGCATGACGACCAACAAACCCTGGCTGAACTGGGCAACGGCGACATTTTGGGAGAAATAGCCCTGTTTGAATCCGAGTTACATTCGGCCGCGGCCACGGCGCTGGAGGATACCCGCCTGTTGCGCCTGGACCAGTCCCCCTTTTATGAGTTGCTGGCCGACCGGAGTGAGGTTGCCCAGGGGGTCATTCGCGTCTTAGGCCGGCGGATACACCTCCTGAACCAAAAGTTGGCCGATTCGCAAGGCCAACTTGACCAAAAGCGCGAAAAACCCGGCAAGTCCAGGGATGTTTTGCTGGACGGCATCATGAGAAAGTTGTAA